The following proteins are encoded in a genomic region of Paenibacillus sp. FSL H3-0469:
- a CDS encoding response regulator — MLIVDDEVFVRKGLIRILSECSPQFEICGEAENGEQALTLIEQLNPELVIADIRMPVLDGLELIKKVKTELVQEPIFIILSGYADFSYAQQAFRYNVSDYILKPVDEQELAVALSKIAHILNKKQLLSITREKPLVETVIESLLQTEPDDQVMGRIAYALELPLTSSYTYLIAEMQDQLPAGEVDYLPALKDSLLRYFRQEAQTLLLHVRTNNQYGVIVPGHWADDPNPSPWGGYRTMLDALERELGTSIALFVGRTVSHLKQIADSGTSAEQCLQYRFAAGFEGIYMADELLELPLYYFDIDEGLHSKLIYEVEANDNKGYSSTVDAIFTLFQERHFAPGAVTNTIRRSMIAIINIIRQLEGDENTLQWMHELLNWPLKYRNLNQLKQIFQQFIAEAAEYIAEKRGGKSEGNIEKIKKYIDGHYRENIYLKGIAADFDMNPVYLGQLFRKTYGVYFNEYLLTLRIEEAKRLLRQTKKRMYEIAELVGFQNADYFATQFEKLENMTPTDYRNMMIGQ, encoded by the coding sequence GTGCTGATTGTAGATGATGAAGTTTTTGTGCGGAAGGGCTTGATCCGGATCTTAAGCGAATGCTCGCCGCAATTCGAAATTTGCGGTGAAGCCGAGAATGGGGAGCAAGCGCTTACCCTGATTGAACAATTGAACCCGGAGCTGGTGATTGCCGATATCCGTATGCCAGTGCTGGACGGGCTGGAACTGATCAAGAAAGTGAAGACGGAGCTTGTGCAGGAGCCGATTTTTATTATTTTGAGCGGATATGCCGACTTCTCCTATGCCCAGCAAGCCTTCCGGTACAATGTGTCCGATTATATCCTCAAGCCGGTTGACGAACAGGAGCTTGCGGTTGCGCTCAGCAAAATCGCCCATATACTGAACAAGAAACAGCTCCTCTCCATTACCCGTGAAAAGCCTCTGGTTGAGACGGTCATCGAAAGCCTGCTGCAGACAGAACCTGATGATCAGGTCATGGGGCGGATCGCCTACGCGCTGGAGCTTCCTCTCACCTCTTCCTATACGTATCTCATCGCAGAAATGCAGGATCAGCTCCCCGCCGGAGAAGTCGATTACCTGCCTGCACTGAAGGACTCGCTGCTGCGTTATTTCCGCCAAGAGGCTCAGACTCTGCTCCTTCATGTACGCACTAACAATCAATACGGGGTGATCGTGCCCGGCCATTGGGCCGATGATCCTAATCCATCCCCGTGGGGAGGCTACCGCACAATGCTGGATGCACTGGAGCGGGAGCTTGGAACAAGCATCGCTTTGTTCGTTGGCCGGACGGTAAGCCATCTCAAGCAGATTGCAGACTCCGGGACCAGTGCCGAGCAATGCCTCCAGTACCGTTTTGCCGCCGGCTTCGAAGGCATTTATATGGCGGACGAGCTGCTGGAGCTGCCCTTATACTATTTCGACATCGATGAAGGATTGCACAGCAAGCTGATTTACGAGGTCGAAGCCAATGACAACAAGGGTTACAGCTCAACTGTGGACGCTATCTTCACCCTGTTCCAAGAGCGCCACTTCGCCCCCGGAGCGGTGACGAACACGATCCGGCGCAGCATGATTGCCATCATTAATATTATCCGGCAGCTCGAAGGTGACGAGAATACGCTGCAATGGATGCATGAGCTGCTCAACTGGCCGCTGAAGTACCGAAATCTGAATCAGCTGAAGCAGATATTCCAGCAGTTTATCGCCGAAGCCGCAGAATATATCGCAGAGAAGCGCGGCGGCAAGAGCGAGGGCAATATTGAAAAAATCAAAAAATACATCGACGGGCATTACCGTGAAAATATCTACCTCAAGGGTATTGCCGCCGATTTCGATATGAACCCTGTCTATCTTGGACAGTTATTCCGCAAAACCTACGGAGTGTATTTCAATGAATACCTGCTGACCCTGCGGATTGAGGAGGCCAAACGCCTGCTGCGGCAAACCAAGAAGCGGATGTACGAAATCGCGGAGCTGGTCGGCTTCCAGAATGCGGATTATTTTGCCACCCAGTTTGAAAAGCTTGAGAATATGACGCCAACCGATTATCGCAATATGATGATTGGGCAGTAA
- a CDS encoding SUMF1/EgtB/PvdO family nonheme iron enzyme, with protein MVAWDRAGWGQLTVEEKQTAMQELIKRLPAGFKWLRLERFERYGQSLETGVFKYEGSEYVYVPGGSVTLGRSELHMYAEMSPVREAVIGPLLVQRQPASAGWYECPLDRLDPEEDEDVLQAIEEFRQGPHTSYEYSQYFRLEREGDQVVVFLFDDSESFEEWSEAELPEGFALPTEDEWEYLYGAGARTLFPWGDEIDESMRLRHVSRAAEGNTSDPYPLEQPNGFGLCFPGDPYKKELVLTEGGITGKGGDGGCNLHGGQGVALGYLPTATAFRDPYESELEWEDLLDCLVYRRVVRL; from the coding sequence ATGGTAGCATGGGACCGTGCCGGGTGGGGGCAATTAACGGTAGAAGAGAAGCAAACCGCGATGCAAGAGCTGATTAAGCGGTTGCCCGCCGGCTTCAAATGGCTGCGGTTAGAGAGGTTCGAACGTTACGGCCAGTCACTGGAAACAGGGGTATTCAAGTACGAGGGCAGTGAATATGTGTACGTGCCTGGCGGCTCGGTGACCCTGGGCCGTTCAGAGTTACATATGTATGCGGAGATGTCTCCCGTCCGCGAAGCTGTGATCGGGCCATTGCTCGTGCAGCGCCAGCCTGCTTCGGCAGGCTGGTATGAGTGTCCGCTGGACCGGCTGGACCCGGAAGAGGACGAGGATGTCCTTCAGGCTATCGAGGAATTCCGGCAGGGGCCGCACACCAGCTATGAGTACTCCCAGTATTTCCGGCTGGAACGGGAAGGTGATCAGGTCGTAGTGTTCCTGTTCGACGACAGCGAATCGTTCGAGGAATGGTCCGAAGCGGAGCTGCCAGAGGGCTTCGCCCTGCCGACTGAGGATGAATGGGAGTATCTGTACGGCGCAGGCGCCCGGACGCTGTTCCCATGGGGTGACGAGATTGACGAATCCATGCGTCTCAGGCATGTATCCCGAGCAGCTGAGGGCAATACTTCCGACCCGTATCCGCTGGAGCAGCCGAATGGGTTTGGGCTATGTTTCCCCGGCGATCCCTATAAGAAGGAACTGGTCCTCACTGAGGGCGGCATCACAGGTAAAGGCGGCGACGGCGGCTGCAATCTGCACGGCGGCCAGGGCGTTGCTCTCGGGTATCTCCCAACCGCCACTGCTTTCCGCGACCCTTATGAGAGCGAGCTGGAATGGGAGGATCTGCTGGATTGCCTGGTGTACCGGCGGGTTGTGAGGCTGTAG
- a CDS encoding methyl-accepting chemotaxis protein, which translates to MSLLIQKRPVRSTSIANTLAIVLLVIILVVFSILGTFFYSSTRSILVSQQESMLMTKTQGIVSQFDALFKEKGSLVKQMATNSIFQKYIESTTPEQITTSPHAAEALATLADIVKSEPSFADAWVAGLSGKGYFLQNDGLTSKSDFDIRARPYFKPVSESKGLYYSEPYADVISGKMLMGIFYPILNESSQMIGFIAADIAFDDIPQIMQSYSLGSTGFSILATRSGDILYHPDKAKVLKEKITDSPGDLGAIGKKMINGESGVSLIDDNGAPRYIGYATSKDTGWSVGLTITRQEALSELTSFTRTTITGFAVAALVLVFICYLTLRYLLRSIPKLLAAIKRIADGDLTVQLSDASRNEIGQIAHGIAGMVQKIQGMIQVIHNTTQVLAQSSHNLQAISTKTAITMNETATAINEIANATNYQSAESESILHKTGALSDQIDEITSDAQTVGTMVQNSAELSSSGLDLVEQLSKAAEDNHRSTQAMSSLIEDIDLSRHEISGIVGTVNQIATQTNLLALNASIEAARAGEHGRGFAVVAGEVRKLAEQTARATEEIYKKVSAIEEKTSLSVEHTTLNLTIAEENAKSVENAKQVFFSLNSDLEELKVRMLQISNNTSIVHKHKDEILQAIEVISSTTEENSASTEEVSANTQEQLGSIEQVAELSRELSEISQKLEEELRQFKLE; encoded by the coding sequence ATGTCACTGCTCATTCAAAAACGGCCAGTCCGTTCAACCAGCATTGCCAACACATTGGCCATTGTACTGCTCGTCATTATTCTTGTCGTCTTCTCGATTCTGGGTACCTTCTTCTATTCCAGCACCCGAAGCATTCTGGTCAGCCAGCAAGAGTCGATGCTGATGACCAAGACGCAGGGAATTGTCAGCCAATTCGATGCTTTGTTTAAGGAGAAGGGCTCACTGGTCAAACAAATGGCTACCAACTCGATTTTCCAAAAATATATTGAGAGCACTACACCAGAGCAAATCACCACCTCCCCCCACGCCGCAGAAGCACTCGCTACACTGGCGGACATTGTAAAGTCAGAGCCCTCCTTCGCCGATGCCTGGGTGGCCGGGTTATCCGGGAAGGGATATTTTCTCCAAAATGACGGTCTGACCTCTAAATCAGACTTCGATATCCGCGCCCGCCCCTACTTCAAGCCCGTATCCGAATCCAAGGGTCTCTATTATTCTGAACCTTACGCCGACGTCATTAGCGGCAAAATGCTGATGGGCATTTTCTATCCGATTCTGAATGAGAGCAGCCAAATGATCGGCTTCATTGCCGCAGATATTGCCTTCGACGACATCCCGCAAATCATGCAGAGCTATTCCTTGGGAAGCACCGGGTTCTCCATTCTGGCTACCCGCTCAGGCGATATTCTCTACCACCCGGATAAAGCCAAAGTGCTGAAGGAGAAAATTACAGACAGTCCTGGCGATCTCGGGGCCATCGGCAAAAAAATGATTAACGGCGAATCTGGCGTATCGCTCATTGATGATAATGGTGCCCCCCGTTATATCGGCTATGCCACCAGCAAGGATACCGGATGGTCTGTAGGCTTAACCATTACCCGGCAAGAGGCGCTTAGCGAACTGACATCCTTCACCCGGACGACCATCACCGGTTTTGCTGTCGCCGCTTTGGTCCTGGTGTTCATCTGTTATCTCACACTGCGCTACCTGTTACGTTCCATTCCAAAACTGCTGGCCGCTATCAAACGGATTGCAGACGGAGACCTGACTGTTCAGCTGAGTGACGCCTCTCGCAATGAAATCGGACAGATTGCTCATGGCATCGCGGGCATGGTCCAGAAGATTCAGGGCATGATTCAGGTGATCCATAATACGACTCAGGTGTTGGCCCAATCCTCCCACAACCTGCAAGCCATCTCTACCAAAACTGCGATAACCATGAACGAAACGGCTACGGCCATCAATGAAATTGCGAATGCTACCAACTACCAGTCCGCTGAATCCGAGAGCATTCTTCACAAAACCGGTGCATTGTCGGATCAAATTGACGAAATTACCAGTGATGCCCAGACTGTAGGAACCATGGTGCAGAACTCAGCAGAGCTCAGCAGTTCCGGTCTTGACTTGGTGGAGCAGCTCTCCAAAGCTGCAGAAGACAATCACCGATCTACACAGGCGATGTCATCGCTCATTGAGGATATTGATCTGAGCCGTCATGAGATTTCGGGTATTGTAGGCACAGTGAATCAAATAGCGACGCAGACCAATCTGCTCGCCCTTAATGCTTCCATTGAAGCGGCGCGCGCAGGTGAGCATGGCAGAGGGTTCGCCGTGGTGGCCGGTGAAGTACGTAAGCTTGCCGAGCAAACAGCCCGCGCTACCGAGGAAATTTACAAGAAGGTCAGCGCCATTGAAGAAAAAACAAGTCTGTCCGTAGAACACACTACGCTTAACCTTACGATTGCGGAGGAGAATGCCAAATCTGTCGAGAATGCGAAGCAGGTCTTCTTCAGCTTGAACAGCGACCTGGAGGAGCTTAAGGTACGGATGCTGCAGATCAGCAATAACACTTCGATTGTCCACAAGCACAAGGATGAGATTCTGCAGGCGATTGAGGTCATCTCGTCCACTACCGAGGAGAATTCCGCCTCCACTGAAGAGGTTAGCGCCAACACGCAAGAACAGCTAGGCAGTATTGAGCAGGTCGCTGAACTGTCCAGAGAGCTGAGCGAAATCTCGCAGAAGCTGGAGGAAGAGCTGAGGCAGTTCAAGCTGGAGTAG
- a CDS encoding (2Fe-2S)-binding protein translates to MGDTDRLQGAERYYIRPEAVENAVATIPLTELCSPAQAEYLLTTYASMLGTEDKRIAAAIFCTWVAGICGAKYALLAAADPLAHALRLNNLSVQLIRTEGYPEFAFLIHDQGNGTYDQDGDGKELSGELGMFYSSVVRPVIAALAEASQTKAVMLWKHVYNQLYTFIEEDALDAPSECHRNLIHGQFQAALWELTPEVFGLRSNPLRITPKFRTDPDPPHHTISVKATCCLAYKLRADHGYCGGCPII, encoded by the coding sequence ATGGGTGACACTGACAGACTCCAGGGGGCTGAGCGTTACTACATCCGCCCCGAAGCTGTTGAGAACGCAGTGGCTACTATACCGCTGACCGAATTATGCAGCCCTGCACAAGCTGAATATCTGCTTACCACTTATGCTTCCATGCTCGGGACAGAGGATAAGCGTATCGCTGCAGCCATCTTCTGCACATGGGTCGCCGGGATCTGCGGAGCCAAATACGCACTGCTCGCAGCCGCAGACCCGCTGGCTCATGCCTTGCGGCTGAATAACCTGTCTGTGCAGCTCATCCGCACGGAGGGGTATCCCGAATTCGCCTTTCTTATCCACGATCAGGGAAATGGGACCTATGACCAGGATGGGGATGGAAAAGAATTATCCGGCGAGCTTGGCATGTTCTACAGCAGCGTTGTCCGACCGGTTATTGCCGCGCTTGCCGAGGCTTCACAGACCAAAGCGGTGATGCTGTGGAAGCATGTCTATAATCAGTTGTATACTTTTATCGAAGAGGATGCTCTTGACGCTCCCAGTGAATGCCATCGCAACCTGATCCACGGGCAATTCCAAGCTGCCCTCTGGGAGCTGACACCGGAGGTATTCGGACTTCGCAGCAATCCGCTGCGGATCACCCCGAAATTCAGAACGGACCCCGACCCGCCGCACCATACGATATCTGTTAAGGCAACCTGCTGTCTGGCTTATAAGCTCAGAGCGGATCATGGCTATTGCGGCGGATGCCCCATCATTTAA
- a CDS encoding ABC transporter substrate-binding protein has product MRQMRQRMVFCMAIALILVMTACSNNSGQAKVAADSEADYRTVNSEKGEIKIPAHPARVIGLSVVYPEFLQALGVTPVAVQNYQEEFPTYLQEPFKDTLKMGIAQTPNFEMILSANPDLILAPTWWSAKDYDQLSGIAPTVLLPQRDDWRDELKDIAGVLGKTELAEKVIKDLEAQEAEAKQKLDDLVGNETVMYMMVMPGSFVLYGDQIDRGKFLHTTLGLEMIPNFPAKDPSLSISLEKLPEYNPDHIFLQLNNEDDAGVKKTYDDLLKSPLWKNMTAVKKNQVYTMAGKDWFNLGMSPMANRYAVDAVLQAFEGNSK; this is encoded by the coding sequence ATGCGACAGATGAGACAAAGAATGGTGTTCTGCATGGCGATAGCGTTGATATTGGTAATGACAGCTTGCTCTAACAACAGTGGACAGGCCAAGGTAGCCGCAGACTCCGAAGCTGATTACCGGACAGTCAACAGTGAGAAAGGCGAGATTAAGATCCCTGCCCACCCGGCCAGAGTGATTGGATTGTCTGTGGTCTACCCGGAATTCCTGCAGGCCTTAGGCGTTACTCCCGTTGCTGTGCAGAACTACCAGGAGGAGTTCCCAACCTATCTGCAGGAGCCGTTCAAGGATACGCTGAAGATGGGCATTGCCCAGACCCCGAATTTCGAAATGATCCTCTCTGCCAATCCCGATCTGATCCTCGCTCCTACATGGTGGTCGGCTAAGGATTACGACCAGTTGTCGGGGATCGCTCCGACGGTTCTGCTGCCGCAGCGCGATGACTGGCGCGATGAGCTGAAGGATATCGCCGGAGTGCTCGGCAAGACGGAGCTTGCAGAGAAGGTAATCAAGGATCTGGAGGCTCAGGAAGCAGAAGCCAAGCAGAAGCTGGATGACCTGGTGGGTAATGAAACGGTGATGTACATGATGGTTATGCCGGGCAGCTTCGTTCTTTACGGAGATCAGATTGACCGCGGAAAATTCCTTCACACTACGCTTGGGCTGGAGATGATCCCGAATTTCCCGGCTAAAGATCCTTCCTTATCGATCTCGCTGGAGAAGCTGCCGGAGTATAATCCCGATCACATCTTCCTCCAGTTGAATAACGAGGATGATGCCGGGGTGAAGAAAACCTATGACGATCTGCTGAAGAGTCCATTATGGAAGAACATGACTGCGGTCAAAAAGAATCAGGTCTACACCATGGCCGGCAAGGACTGGTTCAACTTGGGGATGTCTCCAATGGCTAACCGTTATGCGGTGGATGCGGTGCTTCAGGCCTTTGAAGGCAACTCCAAATAA